A single genomic interval of Pan paniscus chromosome 18, NHGRI_mPanPan1-v2.0_pri, whole genome shotgun sequence harbors:
- the NIP7 gene encoding 60S ribosome subunit biogenesis protein NIP7 homolog — protein sequence MRPLTEEETRVMFEKIAKYIGENLQLLVDRPDGTYCFRLHNDRVYYVSEKIMKLAANISGDKLVSLGTCFGKFTKTHKFRLHVTALDYLAPYAKYKVWIKPGAEQSFLYGNHVLKSGLGRITENTSQYQGVVVYSMADIPLGFGVAAKSTQDCRKVDPMAIVVFHQADIGEYVRHEETLT from the exons ATGCGGCCTTTGACTGAAGAGGAGACCCGTGTCATGTTTGAGAAGATAGCGAAATA CATTGGGGAGAATCTTCAACTGCTGGTGGACCGGCCCGATGGCACCTACTGTTTCCGTCTGCACAACGACCGGGTGTACTATGTGAG TGAGAAGATTATGAAGCTGGCCGCCAATATTTCCGGGGACAAGCTGGTGTCGCTGGGGACCTGCTTTGGAAAATTCACTAAAACCCACAAGTTTCGGTTGCACGTCACAGCTCTGGATTACCTTGCACCTTATGCCAAG TATAAAGTTTGGATAAAGCCTGGTGCAGAGCAGTCCTTCCTGTATGGGAACCATGTGTTGAAATCTGGTCTGGGTCGAATCACTGAAAATACTTCTCAGTaccagggcgtggtggtgtactcCATGGCAGACATCCCTTTG GGTTTTGGGGTGGCAGCCAAATCTACACAAGACTGCAGAAAAGTAGACCCCATGGCGATTGTGGTATTTCATCAAGCAGACATTGGGGAATATGTGCGGCATGAAGAGACGTTGACTTAA
- the TMED6 gene encoding transmembrane emp24 domain-containing protein 6, translating into MSPLLFGAGLVVLNLVTSARSQKTEPLSGSGDQPLFRGADRYDFAIMIPPGGTECFWQFAHQTGYFYFSYEVQRTVGMSHDRHVAATAHNPQGFLIDTFQGVRGQINFSTQETGFYQLCLSNQHNHFGSVQVYLNFGVFYEGPETDHKQKERKQLNDTLDAIEDGTQKVQNNIFHMWRYYNFARMRKMADFFLIQSNYNYVNWWSTAQSLVIILSGILQLYFLKRLFNVPTTTDTKKPGC; encoded by the exons ATGTCCCCTTTGCTCTTTGGGGCTGGGCTGGTCGTTCTGAATCTAGTGACGTCTGCCAGGAGCCAGAAGACAGAACCTCTAAGTGGCTCTGGGGACCAGCCACTCTTCCGTGGAGCTGATCGATATGACTTTGCCATCATGATACCTCCAGGAGGCACGGAATGCTTTTGGCAATTTGCCCACCAGACTGGATACTTCTATTTCAGTTACGAG GTTCAGCGGACAGTGGGGATGTCACATGACCGGCATGTTGCTGCCACGGCACATAACCCACAGGGATTTCTCATAGACACCTTCCAGGGTGTTCGGGGCCAGATTAACTTCTCTACCCAAGAGACAG GTTTTTATCAGCTTTGTCTAAGTAATCAGCATAATCACTTCGGTTCTGTGCAAGTGTACCTCAACTTTGGAGTCTTCTATGAGGGGCCTGAGACTGATcacaaacagaaggaaagaaaacaactgaATGATACTCTGGATGCAATTGAG GACGGCACACAAAAGGTGCAGAACAATATCTTTCACATGTGGCGATACTACAACTTTGCCCGGATGAGGAAAATGGCTGACTTTTTCCTTATCCAATCAAACTATAACTACGTGAACTGGTGGTCGACAGCCCAGAGCCTCGTTATTATTCTTTCTGGGATCCTGCAACTGTATTTCTTGAAGCGTCTCTTCAATGTTCCAACAACTACAGATACAAAGAAGCCAGGATGCTAA